In Pseudomonas fakonensis, one DNA window encodes the following:
- a CDS encoding oxidoreductase: MYLTPQHVLLAGATGLTGEHLLDRLLNEPTISRVLAPTRRPLAEHPHLENPVGDPAVFLPQLAGRVDIAFCCLGTTLKQAGSESAFRAVDLDMVVAFSKRAREMGARHLLVVSALGADPKSSIFYNRVKGEMEQALKDQDWPQLTIVRPSLLLGERMEPRLSEQLASPFAKLIPGKYRGIEACTLARALWRLALEEEDGVRVVESDELRRLGKK; the protein is encoded by the coding sequence ATGTATTTGACGCCTCAGCATGTCCTGCTTGCCGGTGCCACGGGTCTGACGGGTGAACACCTGCTCGACCGCTTGCTCAACGAACCCACCATCAGCCGCGTACTGGCGCCGACCCGTCGGCCGCTGGCCGAGCACCCGCACCTGGAAAACCCGGTGGGCGACCCGGCCGTGTTTCTCCCGCAACTGGCTGGCCGGGTGGATATCGCCTTCTGCTGCCTGGGCACCACGCTCAAGCAGGCGGGCTCGGAATCGGCGTTCCGCGCTGTCGACCTGGACATGGTGGTGGCTTTCAGCAAGCGCGCCCGCGAGATGGGCGCACGGCACTTGCTGGTGGTCAGCGCCCTGGGCGCCGACCCCAAATCGTCGATCTTCTACAACCGGGTCAAGGGCGAGATGGAGCAGGCGCTGAAGGATCAGGACTGGCCGCAACTGACCATCGTGCGGCCGTCGCTGTTGCTGGGCGAGCGCATGGAGCCGCGTTTGAGTGAACAGCTGGCGTCACCGTTCGCCAAGCTGATCCCCGGCAAGTACCGCGGCATCGAGGCCTGCACCCTGGCCCGGGCGCTGTGGCGCCTGGCGCTGGAGGAGGAAGACGGGGTGCGGGTGGTCGAGTCGGATGAGTTGCGCCGGCTGGGCAAGAAGTAA
- a CDS encoding MaoC family dehydratase produces the protein MPYVPVTELAQYVGKELGRSDWLKIDQDRINLFAEATGDFQFIHVDPVKAAKTPFGTTIAHGFLTLSLLPKLMEDIIVLPEGLKMVVNYGLDSVRFIQPVKVDSKVRLKLELAEVTEKKPGQWLLKATATLEIEGEEKPAYIAEPLSLCFV, from the coding sequence ATGCCCTATGTACCGGTTACAGAGCTTGCGCAATACGTTGGCAAGGAGTTGGGACGTTCCGACTGGCTGAAGATCGACCAAGACCGCATCAACCTGTTCGCCGAAGCCACCGGCGATTTTCAGTTCATCCATGTCGACCCGGTGAAAGCAGCCAAGACCCCGTTCGGCACCACCATCGCCCATGGTTTTCTCACCTTGTCGCTGCTGCCCAAGCTGATGGAGGACATCATCGTGCTGCCCGAGGGGCTGAAGATGGTGGTCAACTACGGGCTGGACAGCGTGCGCTTCATCCAGCCGGTAAAGGTCGACAGCAAGGTGCGCCTGAAGCTTGAGCTGGCCGAGGTGACCGAGAAGAAGCCCGGGCAATGGCTGCTCAAGGCCACGGCCACGCTTGAGATCGAAGGCGAGGAAAAACCGGCCTATATCGCCGAACCCCTGTCGCTCTGCTTCGTCTGA
- a CDS encoding CidA/LrgA family protein, which translates to MLLRGLTWLVLFQLLGTAINHLFLHILPGPIIGLLLLLAYLMLRGEVGKPLNEAAGSLLRYLPLLLVPPAVGVMVYAKDIAADFWAIVGALVLSCLATLVLVGVLMQKLIQRQGKREEQP; encoded by the coding sequence ATGCTGTTGCGTGGTTTGACCTGGCTGGTGCTGTTCCAGCTGCTGGGGACGGCGATAAATCACCTGTTCCTGCACATCCTGCCCGGGCCGATCATCGGCCTGCTGTTGTTGTTGGCCTACCTGATGCTCCGCGGCGAGGTGGGCAAGCCGCTCAACGAGGCGGCCGGCAGCCTGCTGCGCTACCTGCCTTTGCTGCTGGTGCCGCCGGCGGTGGGGGTGATGGTGTATGCCAAGGACATTGCCGCGGACTTCTGGGCCATCGTCGGGGCCTTGGTGCTTTCCTGCCTGGCCACCCTGGTGCTGGTCGGCGTGCTGATGCAAAAGCTCATCCAGCGCCAGGGCAAGCGTGAGGAGCAGCCATGA
- a CDS encoding LrgB family protein, which translates to MNLDWHGALEALIHHPLFGIGITLAAYQLVLAAYEKTRWIFLQPVLVSMLLVIGVLLVCGIDYAEYRKSTEIMNILLGPATVALAVPLYLNLRRIRQLFWPTFTTLVVGGLFATVAGVGLAWWFGAEHMILMTMAPKSVTSPIAMLVAEQIGGVAALAAVFVLITGVIGAIFGPALLNRLGVFSPEARGMALGVSAHAVGTSVALQESDECGAFAALAMSLMGVATAVFLPLAVSLVA; encoded by the coding sequence ATGAACCTCGACTGGCACGGCGCCCTCGAGGCGCTCATCCACCACCCGCTGTTTGGCATCGGCATCACCCTGGCGGCCTACCAGTTGGTGCTGGCGGCTTATGAGAAAACCCGCTGGATCTTCCTGCAGCCGGTGCTGGTATCGATGCTGCTGGTGATCGGCGTGCTGCTGGTATGTGGCATCGACTATGCCGAGTACCGCAAGAGCACCGAAATCATGAACATCCTGCTGGGCCCGGCCACGGTGGCCCTGGCGGTGCCGCTGTACCTGAACCTGCGGCGCATTCGCCAGCTGTTCTGGCCGACCTTTACTACGCTGGTAGTCGGAGGCCTGTTCGCCACCGTGGCCGGTGTAGGGCTGGCCTGGTGGTTCGGTGCCGAACACATGATTCTGATGACCATGGCGCCGAAATCGGTCACCTCGCCGATTGCCATGCTGGTGGCCGAGCAGATTGGCGGCGTGGCGGCCCTGGCGGCGGTGTTCGTGTTGATCACCGGGGTCATCGGGGCGATCTTCGGCCCGGCGCTGCTCAACCGCCTGGGGGTGTTCAGCCCCGAGGCCCGGGGCATGGCGCTTGGGGTAAGTGCCCACGCGGTGGGCACCTCGGTGGCCTTGCAGGAAAGTGACGAATGCGGCGCTTTCGCCGCGCTGGCAATGAGCTTGATGGGCGTGGCCACGGCGGTGTTCCTGCCGCTGGCGGTCAGCCTGGTGGCCTGA
- a CDS encoding LON peptidase substrate-binding domain-containing protein, which yields MTLPLFPLNTVLFPGCLLDLQIFEARYLDMIGRCMKQGEGFGVVCILEGEQVGKAPPAVASVGCEALIRDFVQQDNGLLGIRVEGVRRFRVAQTEVRKDQLLVGEVQWLPETADSPLVEQDDDLLALLLALGEHPMVEALDMPRDVDGRQSLANQLAYLLPFMEEDKLDLLAMDSPQVRLEAIQTLLERIQGELFA from the coding sequence ATGACGCTACCGCTGTTTCCCCTGAATACTGTGCTGTTTCCCGGTTGTCTGCTCGATTTGCAGATTTTCGAGGCGCGCTACCTGGACATGATTGGCCGCTGCATGAAGCAGGGCGAAGGTTTTGGTGTGGTATGCATTCTCGAGGGCGAGCAGGTGGGCAAGGCGCCGCCGGCGGTGGCCTCGGTCGGTTGCGAGGCGCTGATCCGCGATTTCGTGCAGCAGGACAACGGCTTGCTGGGTATTCGCGTCGAGGGTGTGCGGCGTTTTCGCGTGGCGCAGACCGAGGTGCGCAAGGATCAGTTGCTGGTGGGCGAGGTGCAGTGGTTACCGGAAACCGCCGACAGCCCGCTGGTAGAACAGGACGACGACCTGCTGGCGCTGCTGTTGGCGCTGGGTGAGCACCCGATGGTCGAGGCGCTGGACATGCCGCGCGATGTGGATGGCCGGCAGTCGCTGGCCAACCAGCTGGCCTACCTGTTGCCGTTCATGGAAGAGGACAAGCTCGACCTGCTGGCGATGGACTCGCCGCAGGTGCGGCTGGAGGCCATCCAGACTTTGCTGGAGCGGATTCAGGGCGAGCTGTTTGCCTGA
- a CDS encoding bifunctional DedA family/phosphatase PAP2 family protein, whose product MGQWLDSLTAWLGANPQWLGLAIFLVACVECLAIAGIIVPGTVLLFAVAVLAGSGAFSLGETLLLGFLGGLLGDAISYTIGKYFHQNIRRLPLLRSHPEWIGSAEAYFQRYGIASLLVGRFIGPLRPMLPMVAGMFDMPLPRFIAVSLVAGAGWSVAYLLPGWATGAAMRLPLPEGFWPQAGAVVGTLAVLIGLSLSYSIRDQRNGTRLIAALSGLAVAALFIGWPYLNAFDQGVMALVQEHRSQALDGILVMVTRLGDFRTQFFLGGLLTGLLLLARQWRHAVFAGAALMGTAIANGTLKWLFARARPEVLSDPLTSYSMPSGHSSASFAFFLVLAVLAGRSQPPRMRLTWVMLGCIPALAIALSRVYLGAHWPTDILAGALLACCVCALSLTLVQHRQPLTALSQRVWWLVLPACMALLAFFMLHALPQALLRYQY is encoded by the coding sequence ATGGGCCAATGGCTCGACAGCCTGACCGCCTGGCTAGGCGCCAACCCCCAGTGGCTGGGCCTGGCGATCTTCCTGGTCGCCTGCGTGGAATGCCTGGCCATCGCCGGCATCATCGTGCCCGGCACCGTACTGCTGTTCGCCGTGGCCGTGCTGGCCGGCAGCGGCGCCTTCAGCCTGGGCGAAACCCTGCTGCTGGGGTTTCTCGGCGGCCTGTTGGGTGACGCTATCTCCTACACCATCGGCAAGTATTTCCACCAGAACATCCGCCGCCTGCCATTGCTGCGCAGCCACCCCGAGTGGATCGGCAGCGCCGAGGCGTACTTCCAGCGCTACGGCATCGCCAGCCTGCTGGTAGGGCGTTTCATCGGCCCGCTGCGGCCGATGCTGCCGATGGTTGCCGGCATGTTCGACATGCCCCTGCCGCGCTTCATCGCGGTCAGCCTGGTGGCCGGCGCCGGCTGGTCGGTGGCCTACCTGCTGCCCGGCTGGGCCACCGGCGCGGCCATGCGCCTGCCGCTGCCCGAAGGCTTCTGGCCACAGGCCGGCGCGGTAGTCGGCACCCTCGCGGTACTGATCGGCCTGAGCCTGAGCTACAGCATTCGCGACCAGCGCAATGGCACCCGGCTGATCGCCGCCCTGAGCGGCCTGGCGGTGGCTGCCTTGTTCATCGGCTGGCCGTATCTGAACGCGTTCGACCAAGGCGTGATGGCCCTGGTACAGGAGCACCGCAGCCAGGCCCTGGACGGCATACTGGTGATGGTCACCCGCCTGGGCGACTTCCGTACCCAGTTCTTCCTCGGCGGCCTGCTCACCGGCCTGCTGTTGCTGGCCCGGCAGTGGCGCCACGCGGTGTTCGCAGGCGCCGCGCTGATGGGTACGGCGATCGCCAACGGCACCCTGAAGTGGCTGTTTGCCCGCGCCCGGCCAGAGGTACTGAGCGATCCGCTGACCAGCTACAGCATGCCCAGCGGCCATAGCTCGGCGTCGTTCGCGTTCTTTCTGGTGCTGGCGGTGCTGGCCGGGCGCAGCCAGCCGCCGCGCATGCGCCTGACCTGGGTGATGCTGGGTTGCATCCCGGCACTGGCCATCGCCTTGTCGCGGGTGTACCTGGGGGCGCACTGGCCGACCGACATCCTGGCCGGGGCACTGCTGGCCTGCTGCGTGTGCGCGCTGAGCCTGACCCTTGTGCAACACCGCCAGCCGCTGACGGCGCTGTCGCAACGGGTGTGGTGGCTGGTGCTGCCGGCGTGCATGGCGCTGCTGGCGTTCTTCATGCTGCATGCGTTGCCGCAGGCGTTGTTGCGCTACCAGTATTGA
- a CDS encoding DNA-3-methyladenine glycosylase, with protein sequence MPAPCPARALPDSFFDRDAQTLARDLLGKVIRHRHGNLWLAARIIETEAYYLTDKGSHASLGYTEKRKALFLDGGHIYMYYARGGDSLNFSAQGPGNAVLIKSAYPFTDALSDENSLAQMQLNNPDASGTLRPPERLCNGQTLLCRAMGLKVPHWDAQRFDPERLYVEDCAIQVPRVIQAARLGIPHGRDEHLPYRFVDADYARFCTRNPLRRGQVEGRDFFILEQGN encoded by the coding sequence ATGCCAGCCCCCTGCCCCGCCCGCGCCCTGCCCGACAGCTTCTTCGACCGCGATGCGCAGACCCTCGCCCGCGACCTGCTGGGCAAGGTGATCCGCCACCGCCACGGCAACCTGTGGCTGGCGGCCCGCATCATCGAAACCGAGGCCTACTACCTCACCGACAAGGGCAGCCACGCCTCGCTCGGCTACACCGAAAAACGCAAGGCGCTGTTCCTCGACGGCGGGCATATCTACATGTACTACGCCCGCGGCGGCGACTCGCTGAACTTCAGCGCCCAGGGCCCGGGCAACGCGGTGCTGATCAAGTCGGCCTACCCCTTCACCGACGCCTTGAGCGACGAAAACAGCCTGGCGCAGATGCAGCTGAACAACCCCGACGCCAGCGGCACACTGCGCCCGCCCGAGCGTCTGTGCAACGGCCAGACCCTGCTGTGCCGGGCAATGGGCCTGAAGGTGCCGCACTGGGACGCGCAACGCTTCGACCCCGAGCGCCTGTACGTCGAGGACTGCGCCATTCAAGTGCCACGGGTGATCCAGGCGGCGCGGCTGGGCATTCCCCATGGCCGCGACGAGCACCTGCCGTACCGCTTCGTCGATGCCGACTATGCGCGCTTCTGCACCCGCAACCCATTGCGCCGCGGGCAGGTCGAAGGCCGCGACTTCTTCATTCTGGAACAAGGAAACTGA
- a CDS encoding glutamate-5-semialdehyde dehydrogenase yields the protein MTESVLDYMTRLGRAAREASRVIGRASTAQKNRALQAAADALDAARDALTAANEQDLANGRKNGLEPALLDRLALTPARIDGMITGLRQVASLPDPVGAIRDMSYRPSGIQVGKMRVPLGVIGIIYESRPNVTIDAASLCLKSGNATILRGGSEAIHSNRAIATCIQRGLAEAGLPPAVVQVVETTDREAVGALISMPEFVDVIVPRGGRGLIERISRDARVPVIKHLDGICHVFVDQHADLDKAWRVAFNAKTYRYGICGAMETLLVDAHVAEGFLPEMARRFVEKGVELRGCERTRAIIDAKPASEDDWHTEYLDAILSVRVVDGLDQAIEHINHYGSHHTDSIITEHQGQARRFMAEVDSASVMLNTPTCFADGFEYGLGAEIGISTDKLHARGPVGLEGLTCEKYVVIGDGQLRGQESC from the coding sequence ATGACCGAGTCCGTTCTTGACTACATGACCCGCCTGGGTCGCGCCGCCCGCGAGGCCTCGCGCGTGATCGGGCGTGCCAGCACCGCGCAGAAGAACCGCGCCCTGCAGGCTGCTGCCGACGCGCTGGACGCCGCCCGCGACGCGCTCACCGCAGCCAACGAACAGGACCTGGCCAACGGCCGCAAGAACGGCCTGGAGCCGGCGCTGCTCGACCGTCTGGCACTCACCCCGGCGCGTATCGACGGCATGATCACCGGCCTGCGCCAGGTGGCCAGCTTGCCGGACCCAGTCGGCGCCATCCGCGACATGAGCTACCGCCCGTCGGGCATCCAGGTTGGCAAGATGCGTGTGCCACTGGGCGTTATCGGCATCATCTACGAGTCGCGCCCGAACGTGACCATCGATGCTGCCAGCCTGTGCCTGAAGTCGGGCAACGCCACCATCCTGCGTGGCGGCTCCGAAGCCATCCACTCCAACCGCGCCATTGCCACCTGCATCCAGCGTGGCCTGGCCGAGGCCGGCCTGCCGCCGGCGGTGGTGCAGGTGGTCGAGACCACCGACCGTGAAGCGGTCGGTGCGCTGATCAGCATGCCCGAGTTCGTCGACGTGATCGTCCCCCGTGGCGGCCGGGGCCTGATCGAGCGCATCAGCCGCGACGCGCGGGTGCCGGTGATCAAGCACCTGGACGGCATCTGCCACGTGTTCGTCGACCAGCACGCCGACCTCGACAAGGCCTGGCGCGTGGCATTCAACGCCAAGACCTACCGCTACGGCATTTGTGGCGCCATGGAAACCCTGCTGGTGGATGCGCACGTGGCCGAGGGCTTCCTGCCGGAAATGGCCCGCCGCTTCGTCGAGAAGGGCGTCGAGCTGCGCGGCTGCGAGCGCACCCGGGCGATCATCGACGCCAAGCCTGCCAGCGAAGACGACTGGCACACCGAATACCTCGACGCCATCCTGTCGGTTCGCGTGGTCGACGGCCTGGACCAGGCCATCGAGCACATCAACCACTACGGCTCGCACCACACCGACTCGATCATCACCGAGCACCAGGGCCAGGCCCGGCGCTTCATGGCCGAGGTCGACTCGGCGTCGGTCATGCTCAACACCCCGACCTGCTTCGCCGACGGCTTCGAGTATGGCCTGGGCGCAGAGATCGGCATCTCCACCGACAAGCTGCACGCCCGCGGCCCGGTGGGCCTCGAAGGCCTGACCTGCGAGAAGTACGTGGTGATCGGCGACGGCCAGCTGCGCGGCCAGGAGTCCTGCTGA
- the nadD gene encoding nicotinate-nucleotide adenylyltransferase — protein sequence MSKAAAVRRIGILGGTFDPVHIGHLRSALEVAEFMRLDELRLLPNARPPHRDTPQVAPEDRLAMVRSAVEGVACLSVDARELARDKPSYTIDTLESVRFELNPHDQLYLVLGWDAFCGLPSWHRWEELLQHCHILVLQRPDADVEPPDELRNLLAARSQSDPTAMSGPAGHISFVWQTPLAVSATQIRQLLASGKSVRYLVPDAVLAYIEAHGLYRASN from the coding sequence TTGAGCAAGGCTGCGGCAGTCCGGCGCATCGGCATTCTTGGCGGAACCTTCGACCCGGTGCATATCGGCCACCTGCGCAGCGCGCTGGAAGTGGCCGAGTTCATGCGCCTGGACGAACTGCGCCTGCTGCCCAACGCCCGCCCGCCACACCGCGACACCCCGCAGGTGGCGCCCGAGGATCGGCTGGCCATGGTGCGCAGTGCGGTCGAGGGGGTGGCTTGCCTGAGCGTCGATGCCCGCGAGCTGGCCCGAGACAAGCCGTCGTACACCATCGACACGCTGGAGTCGGTGCGCTTCGAGCTGAACCCCCACGACCAGCTGTACCTGGTGCTGGGCTGGGATGCCTTTTGCGGTTTGCCCAGCTGGCACCGCTGGGAAGAATTGCTGCAACACTGTCACATCCTGGTGCTGCAACGCCCGGATGCCGACGTAGAACCCCCTGACGAGCTGCGCAATTTGCTGGCAGCCCGTTCACAGAGCGATCCCACCGCCATGTCCGGCCCGGCGGGGCACATTTCGTTCGTCTGGCAGACCCCGCTTGCGGTGTCCGCCACGCAGATCCGACAGCTGCTGGCCAGTGGCAAGTCGGTTCGGTATCTGGTGCCGGACGCAGTACTGGCCTACATCGAGGCGCACGGCCTGTACCGTGCGTCCAACTGA
- the rsfS gene encoding ribosome silencing factor — protein sequence MTKQKINGEELVELAKAALEDVKAQDIQVIDVRDKHSLTDYMIIATGTSNRQINAMLEKVREVVKAKGAQPLGEEGKGDSDWVLLDLNDVIVHMMTAAARQFYDLERLWLGAEQSRAADAKHHSPENASDYFTDKLKDRE from the coding sequence ATGACCAAGCAGAAAATCAATGGCGAAGAACTGGTCGAGCTGGCCAAGGCCGCGCTGGAAGACGTCAAGGCCCAGGACATCCAGGTCATCGACGTGCGCGACAAGCACAGCCTGACCGACTACATGATCATTGCCACCGGTACCTCCAACCGCCAGATCAACGCGATGCTGGAAAAGGTCCGCGAAGTCGTCAAGGCCAAGGGCGCGCAGCCCCTGGGCGAAGAAGGCAAGGGCGACAGCGACTGGGTGCTGCTGGACCTGAACGACGTCATCGTGCACATGATGACCGCCGCGGCCCGCCAGTTCTACGACCTGGAGCGCCTGTGGCTGGGTGCCGAGCAGAGCCGTGCCGCTGATGCCAAGCACCACAGCCCGGAAAACGCCAGCGACTACTTCACCGACAAGCTCAAAGACCGGGAATAA